From the Juglans microcarpa x Juglans regia isolate MS1-56 chromosome 3D, Jm3101_v1.0, whole genome shotgun sequence genome, the window CTTTCTGAAACTATCATTTATTCTTTTGTCCCTTTGATGTTTCATGCTTACCTTTTcttttaagtaaattattaaattttcgttcctattttgattttgataaaatcaGCGACTTCTAGgtgttattttttgtctttgaatCCTATAGGTCATTGGTTTTGGTTTGCATGCACCATAATCAAacgtgaaaattttaaaactcctCGTTTGTCTAAATCTCTGCGAATTCTACATTGGCTTACACTACAATTTTGTTTTGGATGCAGCAATACTATGAGAAACTGTCAAGCAAGGCTAGAGCAAAGCCGAGAAGCCCATCGCGGTCTTCATCTCATGAGGAAGATCTTGGCCAGCGTCTTGAAGCAAAGCTCCAAGCTGCTGAGCAGAAAAGGTAATATCTATGTGTTTCAATTTCCACAACTTCCACATTTCTATATTCATGCCACAGCTCTGCAATTAAGTTGTGGCAtttctgtattatttttttgtgcatcACGTTTTTTGTTTGCTGTAAccaattttgttattattattgtcatGATCTATGGATGTACTTTGGATTATCTACTAGTTATTTGAACTGTATATTTGGAACTTTTGAGTTCCTCCCAATATCCACATCGCTAAGTTTCACCTTTATAACTTAAAAACCTGTCAGTGATCTCAATAACTGCTACACAACATCTCTACCATGATTACCAAATTTCCATGCCAGATGCCTCAAATTTACTCGGATTGCATAACTTTAAAAGACCAATAATTCTGCATGGGACTGATGTCTGAAATTTACTTGCTTGTGACTTTCAACTTCTTTTGCCTGTCAGTGGATTTCATGTGGGCCGTTTCTTTTccataataaaattcaaaagaaactaTCACACTTGTGtcaattatgtaaattaaaagaGTGCAGCCCAAAAAGAGAATGGTAATTACCGATAATTGCATCACCAGGTTGAGCATTTTGGCAAAGGCCCAGATGCGACTAGCTAAGTTGGATGAGTTGCGGCAAGCAGCTAAAAGTGGGGTACAAATGCGTTATGAGAAAGAACGGGAGAAGCTTGGAACAAAAGTGGAATCGCGGGTTCAGCAGGCAGCGGCAAATAGAATGCTTATGCTTAAGGCTTACAGGCAAAGGAGAGCCACACTAAAGGAGAGGTCATCTCAATCCTTATTGCGAAGGATGGCTCGGGATAGCAAGTACAAGGAGCGTGTTCGTGCTGCAATTCAACAAAAACGTGCAGCTGCTGAGACAAAGCGACTAGGTTTGCTGGAAGCAGAGAAAAAGAGGGCACGTGCTCGGATGTTGCAAGTGCGACGGGTGGCTAAGTCTGTCTCTCACCAACGTGAGATTGAAAGGAGGAGTATGAGGGATAAGTTGGAAGATCGACTTCAGAGGGTATGCCTGTTTTCTGAATTGTGGTTATAATTTCTTTACTGTGTGGTGTTTATTTAGTTTTCACTTGGTGTGAGTTGTGACTTTTatggggcttttttttttttttaattatcatttctcattgaATTTCATGATAATCAGGCAAAGAGACAAAGAGCAGAATATTTGAGGCAGCGAGGTAGGCTGCATGGTCTTGTTCCCCCAAAGTGGAATAGGTTGCACAAACAGGCTGATCATCTTTCCCGAAAGTTAGCAAGGTATATAGCCTGTCATTACTacagaattttttatttatcttaaaagAAACTGCAGAAGTTAAAGCATCACTGTTAAACTTTTAAAAGATTTGCTGAGCTGGGTTAAGTATTTAGCTCTGTATTCGTAgttgctagtttttttttttccttggtatGTGAACCTGAACCTGAACCTGATGAGgtgatctaatgcatatttggCGAGTACATTTCAGAGTGTTGAGTTTGTGACATTTTCTATACAGTTTTACAGGTATTGATCTGgagatgaaaatatttatattttaagagctttttattttttctgtagGACATTAATGTgacttcttttttaatattttttcatatatttggcAATATTAGTTGATCGAATATGAATTCAAACATATAAATAGTGAGTGCTGTGCATGGATATTAAACATatccaagattttttttcttgtacaaTACTGCACATTATTTCGAGGATGAAACAACATATTCTAATTGTGTTGCTTTCACTAGGTGCTGGAGGCGTTTCCTTAGGGTGAGGAAAACTACCTTAACCTTGGCAAAAGCTTATGATGCATTGAAAATGAATAAGCAGTCTGTGAAATCATTGCCATTTGAGCAGCTTGCACTTCTGATCGAATCATCTGCCACCCTTCAGACAGTGAAAGCTTTACTTGACAGGTTTGAGAGCCGGCTGAAGGTCTCCAGAGCTATTTCTGCTGCTAATCATCACCCGTCCTTTATGGATAACATTGACCACCTTCTCAAACGAGTTGCCTCCCCTAAGAGAAGGGATACTCCCAGTACTTCTAGGAGGAGCAAAGACGCAAAGAAAGTAGGTTTTGTCAGAGAGGCAGCCATTAGTCCAGATAAATTATCAAGGTATCCTGTGAGAGTGGTTCTTTGTGCTTACATGATATTGGGTCATCCAGATGCGGTTTTCAGTGACCAAGGAGAGCGTGAAATTGCTTTGGCCAAGTCTGCGGAGGATGTTATCCgagagtttgagattttgataaaGATTGTACTGGAGGGTCCAGTACAAAGTTTTGATGAAGAGTCTGacctcaaattaaaaaagtgttggACCTTCAGGTCTCAGCTCCAAGCATTTGACAAAGCATGGTGCTCCTACTTAAATTGCTTTGTGGTGTGGAAAGTTAAGGATGCTCAATTGTTGGAGAAGGATTTGGTGAGGGCAGCATGCCAGCTTGAGCTCTCTATGATTCAAACTTGTAAGCTAACTCCAGGAGGAGAGAGTGTTGCTCTTACCCATGACATGAAGGCTATTCAGAAACAGGTCTTGCCTTGACcctttatataatctattttggGAAATCACCAAACATGCAATTAAAGTTGTTGCAATTTGGTGAACTACACATATGCGTGCGGTTTTCAATTGGAGATTTAATTTTTGGActtttgaaaagattgaaagatCCGTCAGTCCCAATAGTCAATGTTTTGATGGCTGTGAACTTTTCCATCTTCGATTTGATAAAGCCTTGCAGGTTGAAAGTACTGAATTTTGCTATCAGTTTAATTTATGACTTTAGAAGGAGTTGATAATATTGTGATGGTTCCTAGTTCTGTAGAAACATCCTGCTAATTGTCATGTTTGGATTTCTTGAACTGCAGGTCACAGAAGATCAAAGACTTCTGCGGGAAAAAGTAAGACATTTGAGTGGGGATGCTGGGATCGAGCGTATGGAATCTGCTTTATCTGAAACCCGGTCTAAATACTTTCAAGCGAAGGAGAATGGAAGCCCCATAGAATCTCCAATCACACACTTCATTTCTCCTAGCCCATCGAGCTCCTCAGGTGAACCTTCTTATGTTGCTAGCTCAGATAAAGTAAGTGTTGTGGGTGAAAGTGTTGAACGGCCAAGCCGCGTAGTTCGCACCTTATTCAAGGAAGATGATGCTTCCTCAACAAGAGGATTCGGTTTCTCCTCACATAGAAGCAGTTTAGACCGTCAGCTGGGTTCATCAGATGAAAATCTGATCTCCGAGAATGAGCTGATTGTAAATGAATTCCTCCATGAGCAACGCCATGCTTTTAATGATAGCTTGAGTGCCACTGATGAAGATCAAAAGAATATTAAGGTTATTATCTACTGATTTTTGATAGTCTGCACAAcacttacataaaaaatagtCACTGAAAATTAGCAGAACTCCATgatccatttatatatattacggTCATCTTTTACTTACCTGTGAAAAAAAGTTTGTATTTTTCCTGTCATCAATATGCAAAAGCATGTAGTTTATTACTGTTAGTTACAAGCATCTGGTGGTAATATGTTTTCTTGGCTTACTATTGTGTAGGTGAACATAAAAGCGGCAATGGAGAAGGCATTCTGGGATGGCGTGATGGAATCTATGAAACAGGATGATCCTGACTATGATCGGATTGTTCAACTCATGAGGGAGGTGAGAGATGAAATTTGCGAGATGGCTCCACAGAACTGGAAGCAAGAGATTATTGATGCTATTGATATAGACATTTTCTCTCAGGTACTTCCTTCCTTAGCTGCAGCCAGTAATTACTCATAAAATCATCATATATTGATATTAACCCATCTTTTCCCCTTTTGAAGGTGCTAAAGTCAGGTAACCTGGACATTGATTACCTTGGAAGGATTCTAGAGTTTGCATTGGTCGCTTTGCAAAAGCTCTCTGCTCCAGTTAATGATGATGAACTGAAGGCCAACCATCAGATGTTAATGAATGAGTTATCCGAGATATGTAAAGCCAGTGATGAGTCAAGATATTCCTGCGTAATTGCAACGATCAGGGGCCTGCGTTTTGTCCTAGAGCAGATTCAGGTGTGTTTTCATGCCTTTTCTTCTATTGGTTTTGCACTTTGTCTTCCCTTTTTAAGTTACCCTGCAAGAAGAAAAATGTGTTTCTTCATAGTATGTTGCTCAAACACGTCTAAAGTTATCATATGCTAGTAAAACgttgagatttgaaattttcttttcttttatctccATGCCCAGCGGCAGCACTAGTTCGAATTGCTAATTGACCAgggcatataaatatatacggCCTTACTTTCTTGGTTATTATATTGTTTCTGTAGTTTTGGTTATTATGGGGTTCGATGCCCACAAATGGTTAGTCTATGATGGCCTTAAGAATCATTTGATGGCCCATGGCTACCGCCATATTTTTATGGGACTCTGCTATTACTTTACTCTTGTATCATGATGTTTAAGGTAATTTTCCTTATATTTGATGCCTTCACACTTGCTAATTATAGCCAAGCTTTGAGTAAAATGAGTCAGAAGTGGTGCTGACCACCAATCTTATTGGTTGGTATAGCCGAGCGCGATAGGATATCTTTTGCACCTTGCTAAAGGAGTTCTGATATATTTTAAAGGGTAGTTCTACTATGCCGCCCAGGTTTGGCCACTGGGCGTGCCCCCTAGTGTAAAttgcactttcttttttttttttgctttttctttcaaacttttttgAAGCATCTttaagcatttaaaaaaaaaaaaatcaatacactaatagtcatttccttaaccattaagtaaaaaaaattaaataaaatgcatAAGCGGGCAAACTGAGGCGGCAcagtatcattttcctattttaaaatgagatcgGCAAAGGTTTTGTACTGTactgtttgtatatatatatctacattgAGATACATTTTAGTGATTGCATGGAGTTAATAGCcaatatgagttttttttttttgtttgcccTTTTTTAAATGTGCAACCGTTTAATATAATCTGGACATTTTCTGGCAGGTGCTTAAGCAGGAGATAAGCAAAGCACGTTTAAGAATTATGGAGCCTTTGTTAAAGGGTCCTACTGGCTTGGATTATCTTAGAAATGCTTTTGCCAACCGATATGGATCTCCATCTGATGCGAATACCTCTTTGCCATTGACAGTGCAGTGGCTTTCTTCCATTATAGGTTGCAAAGATGAGGAATGGGAAGAACACAAAAATTTCCTCTCCTCTTTGATGGGCAGTGAAATTTCAGTTCCAGGGTTTCTTCCTTCCACCGCCCTAAGAACTGGTGGAAGCTTTCTGGTCAAAACAAATGGAAATCAAATTACAACTTCAGCTGCTAGAAGTAATGGTATGATCCTGGAATCAACATTTAAGTATTGTGTATATATTCAAAGGGTTTTGAGTTTCCAGTATTCTGTGTAAGTTGATAATAGACATGCAAGAGTTCTTGATACTCTCTTTGTTTTGTCGTTGGATCAGGTGATCAACTAACTGAATGCAAGGGAGCAAAAGTTGACTTACTCGTGAGACTTGGGGTGTTGAAATTAGTAAATGGGGTAGAAGGTCTCACACAAGCAGCTCTGCCTGAAACTTTAATGCTTAACCTCTCTAGGTTGAGGTCTGTTCAAGCTCAAATTCAGAAGATTATTGTAATTTCCACAAGGTAAAATAGCTTTGCTGTGTGGGGAAAACAATATATAGATCTAAttctgaattattttaaaatttgtatcttATCTTGatagtttaattaatatatgttagcCATGAAATATTGCAtgtcttattcttgattgaaatgctttattaatttgaagttaTGTAAAATGCAGTATTTTAGTTTGCCAGCAGACCCTCCTGAGCGAGGCAGTAATAGCCCCAACAGACATGGAAAGCATAGTCGCAAAGTGTGTTGAGCGACTTTTGGATCTACTGGATCGAGTTGAAGATGCAGGTATTAAAGAAATTGTTGAAATAATTAGTGAGTTCCCAATAGAGGGTGAGGAGAAGGCAGACACCGAGAAACTTAAGTTGCGGAGGGTGGTCACGGCCAGGATGTTATCAAAGAGCTTGCAAGCGGGGGATCCCGTGTTTCAAAAGGTGTCTCGTGCGGTTTATTTGGCTGCCAGAGGAGTCATGCTGGGGGGAAATGGGCCTCAGGGAAAGAAATTAGCAGAAATGGCATTGCGTCGAGTTGGAGCTGTTTTGCTGACACAGAGGGTGGTGGAAGCGGCCGAAGTTTTAGTGGTGGCTGCCACCGTTACCATTGGTGTTCATGAGCCATGGTATACCCATCTGACTGCTAATATGTGATTGGATTTGAGAGAATAAAAAGTGTAGGAAGTACAGAAGACAATGATAATGAAAACATACACAGCTGTACATACTAGTGTGTGTGGGTAGTTGTACATGGAAAgcgtatatgtaaatattattattattattattattatgcagAATGATTTGATGTAAAAAGGTAAGATGTAAATGGTATCTAAGACTAATTTGATTCTGTATTTATTCAACTGCTTCCCTTCGTTTGGAAAGTCGTAGGTTAATTGATGTGGGAAGTTTTGAAAAGTCGAAAGGATgttatgtatatgtgtgtacgGATTCgatttctttgaataaaaagGACAGCAAACTCTCTCGCAGTCTGTCTCTTGTTCTATTGCTGCAGTTCTTTGATTCAAAGTAGGCCAGTtctatatgttttatatatttccaTGTCCATTTCTAAAGCTTCTCTTATCAGTAGATAAGACGTATTGCATAAAAGTGAATCCAAAAATTGATGACATAATGcggtatattatattttaaagttatttttgttatgaagtaaatatatcgtatcatattaagagttggaaatattattttgatttctttaattaatttaaaaaaaaattattaccatGAAACtatgtattttgattttgatttatttattttttttaattataggtCCTAAGATAAATGTCTATCTGTTTGGCAAAACTCATAATTTTATTCTGAAATTCATTTAGAAAATAGAATCATTTATAGTAAAAGAGGAGAAAAGAGGTAAACAGACTCGTTCATTTTCTAGGCAACAAGTCACACGAGGTTAATAAGAATAACCCATTCCATACACCAACAAATTCAATCTTCCAAATTATTTGAagtcaatgaaaaaaaaaaaaaaaaaaaaaaaaaaaaaaaaaaaaaaaaaacctccattTCCTTGATCTGGCTTTGTTGCCTCACAGACTCTTTCCATGCCGGTCATGTTGGATCTGTGACCTTGTTACCGGAGAATGTGTTAGAGGCTTCACTCCAATTAACTCAGGGTCGGGCATAAACTTGTAGGGTAGTTTCCTATCATCCATTTTCCTAAAAGTTATGGAAATCCTGCAAATTTAAGATAAGCAAAAATAAGGAATGATTtccattaaatatataaacatctttctttttttgctcATGGGAGAGgcaaatgaaaggaaaaagttaAAGCCACCGAGAGATTCTCCCGatattgacttttttttttttttaaacttaatgatcaaggaagtattttttaatgaatttgtaatcttttttaaacaattaaaatgatttaaaaaatgcttgaaaaaaattacacaaaattaaaaagtgcAAAATACACTTATGGGTGGGCAATGTCGGGACACCTCTCACTGGCCCTAGCACTGCCCCAAATTGAAGGGTACCTTTTTCTTGAGACACCTGGAATACAGTGTTTAGCAACATCAGCCCCATTACCATTTAGAACGAGCACTGACctgcaaacaagaaaaatggcagatttttttttaagcatgagATCAAAGATGAAAGTTATCAAACATACAACTTACTAAATTCCTACTTCAATATCCCCAATAGAAGCATTGAACTTTTTTTGCATGATGAACTGGTTTGAGCAACATCTTAAGATAGATAACAATGAATTCTACTGCGTATTTGTTTATGGAATTATGATccttgagaagaaaaaaaagcacCAAGAAACTAATAAAGCATTTCTCATTGAAAGAGGAGTACAGAAGCATACCCGACAGGCAGAGGTATAGAGACAGGCCCTGAAAACTCTCCAGGTCCCACAATCTTCAAAGTCGACCCAAGAACTATGTTACATTCTGTCAACAAGGAAAGAGTGCAAAAGGGTCGAACAAAGTCGTGATGATCAATGTGAGGGGGAATGCAATCGCCTTCTTCATATATATTCACAATGCAGCTGTTAGGGATGCATGTTGGGGGAATGACATTCCACCTGACCATCCTCTTGATAATTTGCTTAAACAATGGCGGTATCAGATCCACTTCTTCCCCTCTTATAATGCCTGGAAGGTTCCCATTTTTATCCTGTAAGGTCGCTAAATTAATATCACAGACACACTTTTGGCTATGGTTGTAAAGATGTAAGCATTGGAATTCCAATTACCACTGCATAATTGTAGCAGCAGCCAAATTGTAAGGTCACGCGTCCTTTGCCGCGCATCCACTTTCTAGGTTCTGAATATGTACGCTCTGTTCACACATGAGATAAAGCTTTAACCATCTCATTTTCATCCTTTGTTTCTCAAGCTCATAGCACATATCAAAACAGCTTCACATGAATCATAACTTTTTTTCCCACCAGAAACGTGTTTCTTCTATGCTATTGACAGCACATGATGTGCAAGATTGCTTAATTATCAAGTACCAATGCCTTTCTTTCAAGAACAAATGCAAAAGTATATTCTGAGGACCTATCAAAGTTTTCTAACCAAAAAGGACAGGCTCTCTGTGAATTCAATTTAACGTGTTCTCTTGTTGGAACAACATGGTGCAATATTGTCaagagttagtctacatacagtcCATGCAAGTCCATACAGttatgttttacaaaaatttaaaattacaataatatcttttttaaaatgataatttttctccttttactACCATTCATCAATGAACTGCACATGCATTTCCTTACTCaggactgcaaataaaatttctctattgTCAAATCCTACTTCataaacctataaaaaaaacaccaagGACTAACTGTCACTCTAGCATCATGATAAAACCCCGGAACTTAAAtgcaaaacacaaaagaaaggTGCAATGCGCAGTAGAATATATtaaatgaaggaaaatttaCTGAagtcaaaaaaattttgaagcCTCTGAATGAATCTCAAAAGAAAGCAAGAATTTCTATAAAAACCTCTCAGCAGCCCCTTTCGCCCCTTTCTTTGTAACTCGTAGATACATTCCACAATCTTCTTCTGCTCCTCGGCATTGAAAACCCGAGTATGAAGCTCTACACCTTGAAGCACATTTGTTGGTTTTCCATCTATTCTGTCAAGGTAGATGAAGTCTTTTTTCCTGTAAACTTTCGATATTCGGATATGCTCCTTTTTCTCCTCAGACAACCCATTATCAGCCCCAGATAGAACTCTGCTGACTCTATCATTCCCTACTATTTCAGAATCCGAATGTTcatatgaattatttttgttgtttgctGATTCACGCAAAGAATCAGAGCCGAACCCTTTTCGTCTTTGACGAGACGAGTAGATAGGTTCAGGCATTTGGGGAATGCTCTCGGAAGTACGCACTCGCTTATAAGGCTTCCTATAGAAATTTTCTGAACGTTCAATGCTATCATTTGACTGGGGTATTTCCCTGACATTCTCTGCATAAAAAAGGAACCAGAAAAGGAAAGGGTCAATTGGAGCTTGTACACGTTTCAGTACTTTCTGGGTAATTTGTAAAACATAGAACTCAAAAAAGGAAACAACTTGAATCTTTCGATTTTTCTCAATTGAATTAAACAGGAAAAAGAAACTGTCAGAACGTAAATCATAAGCAGTGAGAAAAGTTTGATCGAACAAAGGAAGAGGACGAGAAGCAAGGTTTACAAGAAAACAGAGTATGCGCagaagaaggagatgaagaTTTGTGTATTGTATTCGATTCTTTCTGGTTACCTCACGTAGTATTTATGGTAATCTACGaaggatgaaaaataaataaaaaataaacttggcttgagacaaaaaaaataaaagagaaggaaCAACCTTTAAGGAACTCGAGAAAAAAACTTTTACTTCTCGGTTTTGGGCCAaaattcttgaaagaaaatattctaacaGAAATCTGAAGCAATCCTGAAACTCAAGTTAATACttgaatttaagaaaaataacaatTCAAAAGCTTGTACCTTGTCGCCTTATTTCTGAAAGATGCGACTCAGAATGATCCCAATATCTCTTCTGACTATGTTCTCCTGAGCTTCTCTTCCATTCGAGCATCCGTAATGGTCCTCTTCCGGGACTTCGAAGATGGCGATGGTTATGGCGATGGCGATACGTCCGGCGACGATCCTCAAAGTTTCTGTTCGATCCTGGTATCATCTTGGCCTTGGTTGTTGTACGAGGAGGTGGGATTTTGAGACTTTCTCTTCGATGTCTTCCTTCTGACTCAGAAACCAAATGCGAAATCCAACAAAGACTACTACTGGGTCTTCGGGTAAGATGGAATTCAGAGCTTGTTTTGCTTCGTAGtagtgagagagagggggacAGAGGTAGAGACAGAGAGTGAACTTAAGAGAGAAGTTAGAACAGAGCAGGCAAGAACGACAGCATGGCTTTGGTCCTCCTGCTTGTCATTCTGTTATAAACGCGGGTACAAAAATGACGTGCTATTTTATGAACCGTAGGATATGTTTTGCCTGCACGTGGAGAACGTCAGATGAAGCAGTGATACTTCCCAGGTACTTTCCCTTATCGTAATGCAAAAAACTCAACCAAGTCAAGTCGTtgcattcaaaaaaaaaaaaaaaaagagaaaagaaaagaagtctTCGTTACTTTGTCATCAAATCATTGCTTTTGTAGGCAAAtgattaatgattaataaaagcGGATTACTTCGTGACATTTTGCTTTGTGTATTTATTGAACTATTCAGAATAAGATGTAtggagattaaaattaaaaggtaaataaaatattatttaaatatatatttttaatattatttttattttaatatttaaaaaattaaaattatttattttattttatgtaagaatttaaaaaaattataataattagataaaataaaataagataaattgagagcaattgtaaaaataaacgacaCCCGTATTTAAATAGAATCTAGCGCCAATgtctcaataatttatttttgtttttctaataattatcGAATACAATTTCTCAAGTtttataaacttaatttaaaataaaatatgaagttCTTTAATGAATGAATACACTCTTTTATCTTGAATAGGGGGtattattcaataattatttttatagaccATCTCGGAAAACATGAGTGGGTTTAACTTTAGCCGTGTGGGTTGGTTCATGCGAAAATGTGGGCGCCGAGAAAAGGATGAGAATTATGTGTCAAAGTTGCTGCAACGGTGCAATTTATAATCGTGCTATTCCTGgaaacttcataaaaaaaaaaaatgttatatactatatttttattctatttttatcttaaattgaTGTTATAATATTCATCAACTTTTGAAtgcattatttaaaaagaa encodes:
- the LOC121255567 gene encoding uncharacterized protein LOC121255567 codes for the protein MAARVESSPEDGKAVAFAMDFPLEDSTSFSNSSPRLPRRLQRRLLECRSPPKSTVEEIEAKLRDADLRRQQYYEKLSSKARAKPRSPSRSSSHEEDLGQRLEAKLQAAEQKRLSILAKAQMRLAKLDELRQAAKSGVQMRYEKEREKLGTKVESRVQQAAANRMLMLKAYRQRRATLKERSSQSLLRRMARDSKYKERVRAAIQQKRAAAETKRLGLLEAEKKRARARMLQVRRVAKSVSHQREIERRSMRDKLEDRLQRAKRQRAEYLRQRGRLHGLVPPKWNRLHKQADHLSRKLARCWRRFLRVRKTTLTLAKAYDALKMNKQSVKSLPFEQLALLIESSATLQTVKALLDRFESRLKVSRAISAANHHPSFMDNIDHLLKRVASPKRRDTPSTSRRSKDAKKVGFVREAAISPDKLSRYPVRVVLCAYMILGHPDAVFSDQGEREIALAKSAEDVIREFEILIKIVLEGPVQSFDEESDLKLKKCWTFRSQLQAFDKAWCSYLNCFVVWKVKDAQLLEKDLVRAACQLELSMIQTCKLTPGGESVALTHDMKAIQKQVTEDQRLLREKVRHLSGDAGIERMESALSETRSKYFQAKENGSPIESPITHFISPSPSSSSGEPSYVASSDKVSVVGESVERPSRVVRTLFKEDDASSTRGFGFSSHRSSLDRQLGSSDENLISENELIVNEFLHEQRHAFNDSLSATDEDQKNIKVNIKAAMEKAFWDGVMESMKQDDPDYDRIVQLMREVRDEICEMAPQNWKQEIIDAIDIDIFSQVLKSGNLDIDYLGRILEFALVALQKLSAPVNDDELKANHQMLMNELSEICKASDESRYSCVIATIRGLRFVLEQIQVLKQEISKARLRIMEPLLKGPTGLDYLRNAFANRYGSPSDANTSLPLTVQWLSSIIGCKDEEWEEHKNFLSSLMGSEISVPGFLPSTALRTGGSFLVKTNGNQITTSAARSNGDQLTECKGAKVDLLVRLGVLKLVNGVEGLTQAALPETLMLNLSRLRSVQAQIQKIIVISTSILVCQQTLLSEAVIAPTDMESIVAKCVERLLDLLDRVEDAGIKEIVEIISEFPIEGEEKADTEKLKLRRVVTARMLSKSLQAGDPVFQKVSRAVYLAARGVMLGGNGPQGKKLAEMALRRVGAVLLTQRVVEAAEVLVVAATVTIGVHEPWYTHLTANM
- the LOC121255753 gene encoding RNA demethylase ALKBH9B-like isoform X2, with amino-acid sequence MPEPIYSSRQRRKGFGSDSLRESANNKNNSYEHSDSEIVGNDRVSRVLSGADNGLSEEKKEHIRISKVYRKKDFIYLDRIDGKPTNVLQGVELHTRVFNAEEQKKIVECIYELQRKGRKGLLRERTYSEPRKWMRGKGRVTLQFGCCYNYAVDKNGNLPGIIRGEEVDLIPPLFKQIIKRMVRWNVIPPTCIPNSCIVNIYEEGDCIPPHIDHHDFVRPFCTLSLLTECNIVLGSTLKIVGPGEFSGPVSIPLPVGSVLVLNGNGADVAKHCIPGVSRKRISITFRKMDDRKLPYKFMPDPELIGVKPLTHSPVTRSQIQHDRHGKSL
- the LOC121255753 gene encoding RNA demethylase ALKBH9B-like isoform X1; amino-acid sequence: MIPGSNRNFEDRRRTYRHRHNHRHLRSPGRGPLRMLEWKRSSGEHSQKRYWDHSESHLSEIRRQENVREIPQSNDSIERSENFYRKPYKRVRTSESIPQMPEPIYSSRQRRKGFGSDSLRESANNKNNSYEHSDSEIVGNDRVSRVLSGADNGLSEEKKEHIRISKVYRKKDFIYLDRIDGKPTNVLQGVELHTRVFNAEEQKKIVECIYELQRKGRKGLLRERTYSEPRKWMRGKGRVTLQFGCCYNYAVDKNGNLPGIIRGEEVDLIPPLFKQIIKRMVRWNVIPPTCIPNSCIVNIYEEGDCIPPHIDHHDFVRPFCTLSLLTECNIVLGSTLKIVGPGEFSGPVSIPLPVGSVLVLNGNGADVAKHCIPGVSRKRISITFRKMDDRKLPYKFMPDPELIGVKPLTHSPVTRSQIQHDRHGKSL